A single Mastomys coucha isolate ucsf_1 chromosome X, UCSF_Mcou_1, whole genome shotgun sequence DNA region contains:
- the Smim9 gene encoding small integral membrane protein 9, whose translation MKPLKLFCIGLLLCLLVCFLLETATPPSALLTFEVEEKTGLKSGAMGVFAIRKNAFDFERQETQVSGLQRPQMTKLKNLLSDFFKSSIPPAAIFALFLTIALMGILCCLTFLVGEPVH comes from the exons ATGAAGCCTCTGAAGCTGTTCTGCATAGGACTGCTCTTGTGCCTTCTGGTTTGTTTCTTGTTAGAGACAGCTACTCCTCCTTCAGCTTTACTTACATTTGAAGTGGAAGAAAAAACAGGACTGAAATCAGGAGCAATGGGTGTATTTGCTATTAGGAAGAATGCTTTTGACTTCGAAAGACAAGAGACTCAAGTCTCAG GACTCCAGAGGCCTCAGATGACCAAGCTTAAAAATCTCCTGTCAGATTTCTTCAAGAGCTCTATACCTCCAGCAGCCATTTTTGCTCTTTTCCTCACCATAGCACTAATGGGTATTCTCTGCTGCCTCAC CTTTTTGGTGGGTGAACCAGTCCACTGA